Proteins encoded by one window of Chloroflexota bacterium:
- the efp gene encoding elongation factor P: MEISEVTKNTKILIDGAPFAVEDVNFVKPGKGRAIYRLKLRNLFDSTNKELTYHSGEKVEEVSIASHDMQYLYEEGGQFTFMDTETFEQHSLSKEQLGTRAAFLKEGFVVAALSMHGKIIDINLPKFVELAVVESTTTTKTDTVTAQQKMVVLETGATVGVPPFVKEGDIIKVDTRTGTYVERTGKNKA; this comes from the coding sequence ATGGAAATCTCAGAGGTAACGAAGAATACGAAGATACTGATCGATGGCGCTCCGTTCGCTGTAGAGGATGTAAATTTTGTGAAACCCGGGAAAGGCCGCGCCATATATCGCCTCAAGCTCCGCAACCTTTTTGATAGCACTAACAAGGAGTTGACCTATCATTCTGGGGAAAAGGTTGAGGAGGTCAGCATTGCCAGCCACGATATGCAGTATCTCTATGAGGAAGGCGGACAATTTACCTTCATGGATACTGAGACCTTCGAGCAGCACTCTCTGAGTAAGGAACAGCTCGGAACAAGAGCGGCCTTCCTCAAGGAAGGCTTCGTAGTTGCCGCGCTCAGTATGCATGGCAAGATTATCGATATAAACCTGCCAAAGTTCGTCGAATTGGCAGTGGTCGAAAGCACCACCACCACTAAGACAGATACCGTCACCGCTCAGCAGAAGATGGTCGTTCTGGAAACAGGCGCCACAGTAGGAGTGCCCCCCTTCGTGAAAGAGGGAGACATCATCAAAGTGGATACCCGAACAGGCACCTACGTGGAACGCACCGGTAAAAATAAGGCATGA